In one Aricia agestis chromosome 5, ilAriAges1.1, whole genome shotgun sequence genomic region, the following are encoded:
- the LOC121726742 gene encoding SID1 transmembrane family member 1-like isoform X2, which yields MEFDGEYGALDTPARVTVASDRANRSYPVFITAKQEKGVFAWQLPLVVEAGGDMHEFSNVSRTLCPHNNLFARDEHSCELSSGSAATVHVSSSSPTPVSVAVRLETVADFYVRLDTPLNVTVTPSQPQYYFYPFDQGPDARLDLDVEAANKRMFCSGSPPRAPLPAPPRAGWPERSRSVIVTIDSDDDICAVVSIQNYSCPVFDNERDILYDGYYLTMTRRGGITLTQETFPLGFYVVFIAKSSDEACTGNSTEPLAPAAPRLKTFRLKVIETISYVEYARGAGAALGFFLAFYVVWFAGVLLQRRCRSTREDGGSTVLVEDGRTPPSARRRRVVNDGSSSTRAPSSCSDTESEAGGGAGAGAGSGVGMGGGALRLASLARSRTRVLAARSRLYLWTVLTVAVFYTLPVAQLVLTYQRLLDRSGDQDLCYFNFLCAHPLGPLTDFNHVFSNVGYVLLGALFLLQVRRRGAGRPGRGIPQHRGLLYAMGAALAAEGLLSAAYHVCPNSMNFQFDTSFMYVTAALGMVRLYQARHPDINARAHATFAVLALVIALGVAGVLTATPLFWALFTALHLLTCLVLTFQIYYLGRFRLEKQLVWRVWGAVRRGGLAAAAPTHCGRCVMLLLANIANWAIAAYGLTSDGRDFASHLLLVMLGNLFLYTLFYIAMKLLTGERPRAHSWAWVAAAHAAWAAAAYFYLDLNTNWALTPAESRRENRACSLLRLYDAHDAWHFLSATAMFCSFNMYLTLDDNLADVPRDAIAVF from the exons ATGGAGTTTGATGGG GAGTACGGCGCGTTGGACACGCCGGCGCGCGTCACGGTGGCCAGCGACCGCGCCAACCGATCCTACCCCGTCTTCATCACCGCCAAGCAGGAGAAGG GCGTGTTCGCGTGGCAGCTGCCGCTGGTCGTGGAGGCGGGCGGCGACATGCACGAGTTCTCCAACGTCTCGCGCACGCTCTGCCCACACAACAACCTCTTCGCCCGGGACGAGCACTCCTGCG aGTTGTCGTCGGGCAGCGCGGCGACGGTGCACGTGTCGTCGTCGTCGCCGACGCCGGTGTCGGTGGCGGTGCGGCTGGAGACCGTCGCCGACTTCTACGTGCGCCTGGACACGCCCCTCAACGTCACCGTCACGCCCAGCCAGCCCCAGTACTACTTCTACCCCTTCGACCAG GGCCCCGACGCACGGCTCGACCTGGACGTGGAGGCGGCGAACAAGCGCATGTTCTGCTCGGGGTccccgccccgcgccccgctccccgccccgccccgcgccggCTGGCCGGAGCGCTCCCGCAGCGTCATCGTCACTATAGACTCCGACGACGACATCTGCGCCGTCGTCTCCATACAGAACTACTCG TGTCCGGTGTTCGACAACGAGCGCGACATCCTGTACGACGGCTACTACCTCACCATGACGCGCCGCGGCGGCATCACGCTCACG cAAGAGACGTTCCCGCTGGGTTTCTACGTGGTGTTCATCGCGAAGTCGTCGGACGAGGCCTGCACCGGCAACTCCACCGAGCCACTCGCGCCCGCCGCACCCAGGCTCAAGACCTTCag GCTGAAGGTGATCGAGACGATATCGTACGTGGAGTACGCgcggggcgcgggcgcggcgctcGGCTTCTTCCTCGCCTTCTACGTGGTGTGGTTCGCCGGCGTGCTGCTGCAGCGCCGCTGCCGCAGCACACGTGAAG ACGGTGGCAGCACGGTGCTGGTGGAGGACGGGCGCACGCCGCCctccgcgcgccgccgccgcgtcgTCAACGACGGCAGCTCCAGCACACGCGCAC CGAGCTCGTGCTCGGACACGGAGTCGGAGGCGGGTGGCGGCGCTGGCGCGGGTGCGGGGTCGGGGGTGGGGATGGGGGGCGGCGCGCTGCGGCTGGCGAGCCTGGCGCGGTCGCGGACGCGCGTGCTGGCGGCGCGCTCGCGGCTCTACCTGTGGACGGTGCTGACGGTGGCGGTGTTCTACACGCTGCCGGTGGCGCAGCTGGTGCTCACCTACCAGCGCCTGCTCGACCGCTCCGGCGACCAGGACCTGTGCTACTTCAACTTCCTGTGCGCGCACCCGCTAGGCCCGCTCACCGACTTCAACCACGTGTTCAGCAACGTCGGCTACGTGCTGCTCGGCGCGCTGTTCCTGCTGCAggtgcggcggcgcggcgcggggcggccGGGACGCGGCATCCCGCAGCACCGCGGGCTGCTGTACGCGATGGGCGCGGCGCTGGCGGCGGAGGGGCTGCTGTCGGCGGCGTACCACGTCTGCCCCAATAGCATGAACTTCCAGTTCGACACGTCGTTCATGTACGTGACGGCGGCGCTGGGCATGGTGCGGCTGTACCAGGCGCGCCACCCCGACATCAACGCGCGCGCGCACGCCACCTTCGCCGTGCTGGCGCTGGTGATCGCGCTGGGCGTGGCCGGCGTGCTCACCGCCACGCCCCTCTTCTGGGCGCTATTCACGGCGCTGCACCTGCTCACCTGCCTCGTGCTCACCTTCCAGATCTACTACCTCGGCCGCTTCCGCCTCG aGAAGCAGTTGGTGTGGCGCGTCTGGGGTGCGGTGCGGCGCGGCGGgttggcggcggcggcgcccaCGCACTGCGGCCGCTGCGTCATGCTGCTACTCGCCAACATCGCCAACTGGGCCATCGCCGCATACGG GCTGACGAGCGACGGGCGCGACTTCGCGTCGCACCTGCTGCTGGTGATGCTGGGCAACCTGTTCCTGTACACGCTGTTCTACATCGCCATGAAGCTGCTGACGGGCGAGCGGCCGCGCGCCCACAGCTGGGCGTGGGTCGCCGCCGCGCACGCCGCCTGGGCCGCCGCCGCCTACTTCTACCTCGACCTCAACACCAACTGGGCG CTGACGCCGGCGGAGTCCCGGCGCGAGAACCGCGCGTGCTCGCTGCTGCGGCTGTACGATGCGCACGACGCCTGGCACTTCCTGTCCGCCACCGCCATGTTCTGCTCCTTCAACATGTACCTCACGCTCGACGACAACCTCGCCGACGTGCCGCGCGACGCCATCGCCGTCTTCTAG
- the LOC121726742 gene encoding SID1 transmembrane family member 1-like isoform X1 codes for MLFWILCLCGTLAACQQSDEIIFNFNNTYKYNVQYIVEVSRNVEYIMEFDGEYGALDTPARVTVASDRANRSYPVFITAKQEKGVFAWQLPLVVEAGGDMHEFSNVSRTLCPHNNLFARDEHSCELSSGSAATVHVSSSSPTPVSVAVRLETVADFYVRLDTPLNVTVTPSQPQYYFYPFDQGPDARLDLDVEAANKRMFCSGSPPRAPLPAPPRAGWPERSRSVIVTIDSDDDICAVVSIQNYSCPVFDNERDILYDGYYLTMTRRGGITLTQETFPLGFYVVFIAKSSDEACTGNSTEPLAPAAPRLKTFRLKVIETISYVEYARGAGAALGFFLAFYVVWFAGVLLQRRCRSTREDGGSTVLVEDGRTPPSARRRRVVNDGSSSTRAPSSCSDTESEAGGGAGAGAGSGVGMGGGALRLASLARSRTRVLAARSRLYLWTVLTVAVFYTLPVAQLVLTYQRLLDRSGDQDLCYFNFLCAHPLGPLTDFNHVFSNVGYVLLGALFLLQVRRRGAGRPGRGIPQHRGLLYAMGAALAAEGLLSAAYHVCPNSMNFQFDTSFMYVTAALGMVRLYQARHPDINARAHATFAVLALVIALGVAGVLTATPLFWALFTALHLLTCLVLTFQIYYLGRFRLEKQLVWRVWGAVRRGGLAAAAPTHCGRCVMLLLANIANWAIAAYGLTSDGRDFASHLLLVMLGNLFLYTLFYIAMKLLTGERPRAHSWAWVAAAHAAWAAAAYFYLDLNTNWALTPAESRRENRACSLLRLYDAHDAWHFLSATAMFCSFNMYLTLDDNLADVPRDAIAVF; via the exons ATGCTTTTCTGGATTTTGTGTTTGTGTGGGACACTTGCTGCTTGCCAAcaaagtgatgaaataatttttaatttcaataacaC ATACAAGTACAATGTACAATACATCGTAGAAGTGAGCAGAAATGTGGAGTACATCATGGAGTTTGATGGG GAGTACGGCGCGTTGGACACGCCGGCGCGCGTCACGGTGGCCAGCGACCGCGCCAACCGATCCTACCCCGTCTTCATCACCGCCAAGCAGGAGAAGG GCGTGTTCGCGTGGCAGCTGCCGCTGGTCGTGGAGGCGGGCGGCGACATGCACGAGTTCTCCAACGTCTCGCGCACGCTCTGCCCACACAACAACCTCTTCGCCCGGGACGAGCACTCCTGCG aGTTGTCGTCGGGCAGCGCGGCGACGGTGCACGTGTCGTCGTCGTCGCCGACGCCGGTGTCGGTGGCGGTGCGGCTGGAGACCGTCGCCGACTTCTACGTGCGCCTGGACACGCCCCTCAACGTCACCGTCACGCCCAGCCAGCCCCAGTACTACTTCTACCCCTTCGACCAG GGCCCCGACGCACGGCTCGACCTGGACGTGGAGGCGGCGAACAAGCGCATGTTCTGCTCGGGGTccccgccccgcgccccgctccccgccccgccccgcgccggCTGGCCGGAGCGCTCCCGCAGCGTCATCGTCACTATAGACTCCGACGACGACATCTGCGCCGTCGTCTCCATACAGAACTACTCG TGTCCGGTGTTCGACAACGAGCGCGACATCCTGTACGACGGCTACTACCTCACCATGACGCGCCGCGGCGGCATCACGCTCACG cAAGAGACGTTCCCGCTGGGTTTCTACGTGGTGTTCATCGCGAAGTCGTCGGACGAGGCCTGCACCGGCAACTCCACCGAGCCACTCGCGCCCGCCGCACCCAGGCTCAAGACCTTCag GCTGAAGGTGATCGAGACGATATCGTACGTGGAGTACGCgcggggcgcgggcgcggcgctcGGCTTCTTCCTCGCCTTCTACGTGGTGTGGTTCGCCGGCGTGCTGCTGCAGCGCCGCTGCCGCAGCACACGTGAAG ACGGTGGCAGCACGGTGCTGGTGGAGGACGGGCGCACGCCGCCctccgcgcgccgccgccgcgtcgTCAACGACGGCAGCTCCAGCACACGCGCAC CGAGCTCGTGCTCGGACACGGAGTCGGAGGCGGGTGGCGGCGCTGGCGCGGGTGCGGGGTCGGGGGTGGGGATGGGGGGCGGCGCGCTGCGGCTGGCGAGCCTGGCGCGGTCGCGGACGCGCGTGCTGGCGGCGCGCTCGCGGCTCTACCTGTGGACGGTGCTGACGGTGGCGGTGTTCTACACGCTGCCGGTGGCGCAGCTGGTGCTCACCTACCAGCGCCTGCTCGACCGCTCCGGCGACCAGGACCTGTGCTACTTCAACTTCCTGTGCGCGCACCCGCTAGGCCCGCTCACCGACTTCAACCACGTGTTCAGCAACGTCGGCTACGTGCTGCTCGGCGCGCTGTTCCTGCTGCAggtgcggcggcgcggcgcggggcggccGGGACGCGGCATCCCGCAGCACCGCGGGCTGCTGTACGCGATGGGCGCGGCGCTGGCGGCGGAGGGGCTGCTGTCGGCGGCGTACCACGTCTGCCCCAATAGCATGAACTTCCAGTTCGACACGTCGTTCATGTACGTGACGGCGGCGCTGGGCATGGTGCGGCTGTACCAGGCGCGCCACCCCGACATCAACGCGCGCGCGCACGCCACCTTCGCCGTGCTGGCGCTGGTGATCGCGCTGGGCGTGGCCGGCGTGCTCACCGCCACGCCCCTCTTCTGGGCGCTATTCACGGCGCTGCACCTGCTCACCTGCCTCGTGCTCACCTTCCAGATCTACTACCTCGGCCGCTTCCGCCTCG aGAAGCAGTTGGTGTGGCGCGTCTGGGGTGCGGTGCGGCGCGGCGGgttggcggcggcggcgcccaCGCACTGCGGCCGCTGCGTCATGCTGCTACTCGCCAACATCGCCAACTGGGCCATCGCCGCATACGG GCTGACGAGCGACGGGCGCGACTTCGCGTCGCACCTGCTGCTGGTGATGCTGGGCAACCTGTTCCTGTACACGCTGTTCTACATCGCCATGAAGCTGCTGACGGGCGAGCGGCCGCGCGCCCACAGCTGGGCGTGGGTCGCCGCCGCGCACGCCGCCTGGGCCGCCGCCGCCTACTTCTACCTCGACCTCAACACCAACTGGGCG CTGACGCCGGCGGAGTCCCGGCGCGAGAACCGCGCGTGCTCGCTGCTGCGGCTGTACGATGCGCACGACGCCTGGCACTTCCTGTCCGCCACCGCCATGTTCTGCTCCTTCAACATGTACCTCACGCTCGACGACAACCTCGCCGACGTGCCGCGCGACGCCATCGCCGTCTTCTAG